In one Candidatus Hepatincola sp. Av genomic region, the following are encoded:
- the ribF gene encoding Riboflavin biosynthesis protein RibF: MLKNNCSIFAIGNFDGIHKGHQELLKVLQEVAKTEPYGVITFEPHPVVFFKKVSNYLITKTADKINLLKSYGVSEIKVLPFNEIYQLSPEEFVEKILVNKLKVKTIVTGNNFTFGTKQLGNVTLLTAIAKKYNIKHIIVPFAKNKQGQVYSSSLVRQSISLGDCASIYNLLGRNYIVSGIVVEGNKLARILDFPTANIKLKDYVSPKYGVYAVYAIIDEIKYQGIANFGIRPTLTDHQEFLEVHIFNYNKNIYDKLIKVEFLKFLRNEMKFPSIELLKQQISKDVTTLKEYFAKQ; encoded by the coding sequence ATGTTAAAAAATAATTGTTCAATATTTGCAATAGGTAATTTTGATGGTATCCACAAAGGGCACCAAGAATTATTAAAAGTTCTTCAAGAGGTAGCTAAAACTGAACCTTATGGAGTAATAACCTTTGAACCGCATCCTGTAGTATTTTTTAAGAAAGTTAGTAATTATTTAATTACTAAAACAGCCGATAAAATAAACCTTCTTAAGAGTTATGGCGTAAGTGAAATTAAGGTTTTACCTTTTAATGAAATATATCAACTTAGCCCTGAAGAATTTGTAGAAAAAATTTTAGTTAATAAACTTAAGGTAAAAACTATTGTAACCGGTAATAATTTTACTTTTGGCACTAAACAGTTAGGCAATGTAACCTTATTAACCGCAATAGCTAAAAAATATAATATTAAGCATATTATTGTACCTTTTGCTAAAAATAAGCAAGGGCAGGTTTATTCATCATCCCTTGTGCGTCAGAGTATTTCTTTAGGTGATTGTGCTAGTATTTACAATTTATTAGGGCGTAATTATATAGTTTCAGGAATTGTAGTAGAAGGTAATAAATTAGCTAGAATCCTAGATTTTCCTACAGCTAATATAAAATTAAAAGATTATGTTTCACCTAAATATGGCGTTTATGCAGTTTATGCTATAATTGATGAAATTAAATACCAAGGGATTGCGAACTTTGGTATCCGCCCAACCTTGACCGATCACCAAGAATTTTTAGAGGTACATATTTTTAATTACAATAAAAATATATATGATAAACTCATAAAAGTAGAGTTTTTAAAGTTTCTTCGTAATGAAATGAAGTTTCCCTCTATAGAGTTACTAAAACAACAAATAAGTAAAGATGTAACAACTCTAAAGGAGTATTTTGCTAAGCAATAA
- a CDS encoding LicD family protein, translated as MLFNKSEKNVPIVENNKREAPDTLERIKSELAQLNKVKHEVAEINAKLNKFNEFFSYMFNIEHMQETTGILKLFQVSCLKLACNFTDFLQEHNITDYWLDFQSLLGSYRNEKFAPWDDTITFSITKESFHKLLELLEQNQYAIEFNLYKAEFMVISAGSRGNIVYNLVLRNEKKIIAIISLFIYEERTFANTEELNEYKQSVRNPALYGRANDKVLFGYQDMQFASIMRRLKDNRRMFSVPLRRKKEEAPAQEVTTTSHEHQINLTNPNGIYNKPETYYVLWQEHTANQPLLIKKTDLFPLTKVNFASYRFNAPSQVAQHLGNIYNSFALNPYNLKEGRLFNTDNLSSIIAEDDILLQFITKK; from the coding sequence ATGCTATTTAATAAATCAGAAAAGAATGTACCAATAGTTGAAAATAATAAAAGGGAAGCACCAGATACCTTAGAAAGAATTAAGTCGGAATTGGCTCAATTAAATAAAGTGAAACATGAGGTAGCTGAAATTAATGCTAAATTAAATAAGTTTAATGAGTTCTTTTCTTATATGTTTAATATAGAGCATATGCAAGAAACCACAGGGATACTAAAATTATTTCAAGTTAGTTGCTTAAAGTTAGCTTGTAATTTTACAGATTTTTTGCAGGAACATAATATTACAGATTATTGGCTAGATTTTCAATCTCTCTTAGGGTCTTACCGTAATGAAAAATTTGCCCCATGGGACGATACCATTACTTTTTCTATTACCAAAGAAAGTTTTCATAAACTCTTAGAACTGTTAGAACAAAACCAATATGCTATTGAATTTAATTTATATAAAGCAGAATTTATGGTAATTAGTGCCGGTTCAAGGGGTAATATAGTTTATAACTTAGTGTTAAGGAATGAAAAGAAAATTATTGCAATTATTAGCCTATTTATATACGAGGAAAGAACCTTTGCTAATACTGAAGAATTAAATGAATATAAACAATCAGTTCGGAATCCGGCACTGTATGGTAGAGCAAACGATAAAGTTTTATTTGGTTACCAAGATATGCAGTTTGCCTCTATTATGAGGCGTTTAAAAGATAACCGCCGTATGTTTAGTGTTCCTCTTAGAAGAAAAAAAGAAGAGGCTCCGGCACAAGAGGTAACAACAACTTCTCACGAGCATCAAATTAATCTTACTAATCCTAATGGAATTTATAATAAGCCTGAAACTTATTATGTATTATGGCAAGAACATACCGCTAACCAACCTTTACTAATTAAAAAAACAGATTTATTTCCTTTAACTAAAGTAAACTTTGCTAGTTATAGGTTTAATGCGCCATCACAAGTAGCCCAGCATTTAGGTAATATTTATAATTCTTTCGCTTTAAACCCTTATAATTTAAAAGAAGGTAGGCTTTTTAATACCGATAATTTATCTAGTATTATTGCAGAAGATGATATACTCTTACAATTTATTACAAAAAAGTAA
- the ettA gene encoding Energy-dependent translational throttle protein EttA: MVNYVLTMKDVRKVYQGGKTILNGLYLSFFHNAKIGILGHNGAGKSTFLKLIAGLDKEYSGEIWVREHTKIGYLPQEPKLDNNLSVKENIFLGLSEITNLLNKFNEVSAKFAEVTDEEEINKLLAEQDELSGQIEAKDAWDLDRKVAIAMDALNCPDPDLAVHNLSGGEKRRIALCQLLLSNPDILLLDEPTNHLDTESVAWLEDYLKKYKGMVLVVTHDRYFLDNITNWILELERGEGIPYEGNYSAWLSQKYKRLQQEEKEESAKQRTLKNELEWISKSPKARQAKNQARVRAYEELLATTQQNKAYRASLIIPSGNRLGDVVIEAKNICKSFAGRKLIDDFSFNIPKGAIVGIIGANGVGKSTLFKLISGIEKLDSGSMKIGEKVSLGFVDQSRDSLNDNNNVWQEIAEGLDEVTIGNHTIHTRNYVGQFNFKGADQQKKISQLSGGERNRVHLAKMLKQGHNVLLLDEPTNDLDVETLRALETAILDFTGCVLVVSHDRWFLDRIATHIIAFEGEAKVIMHEGNYQEYEADKRKRLGIENDVPKKIKHKSLA, encoded by the coding sequence ATGGTAAATTATGTACTAACAATGAAAGATGTAAGAAAAGTGTATCAAGGTGGAAAAACTATTTTAAATGGTTTGTATTTATCTTTTTTTCACAATGCAAAAATTGGCATTTTAGGGCATAATGGTGCAGGTAAGTCTACCTTTTTAAAATTAATAGCAGGGCTAGATAAAGAATATTCAGGGGAAATTTGGGTTAGAGAGCATACTAAAATTGGTTACTTACCACAAGAACCTAAGTTAGATAATAACCTAAGTGTTAAAGAAAATATTTTTTTAGGATTATCGGAAATTACTAACCTACTAAATAAATTTAACGAGGTTAGTGCTAAGTTTGCCGAAGTTACAGATGAAGAAGAAATTAACAAATTATTAGCCGAGCAAGATGAACTCTCTGGGCAAATTGAAGCTAAAGACGCATGGGATTTAGATAGAAAAGTTGCCATAGCTATGGACGCTCTAAACTGCCCCGACCCAGACTTAGCTGTGCATAATTTATCTGGTGGTGAAAAAAGAAGAATCGCTTTATGCCAATTATTATTATCTAACCCTGATATTTTACTATTAGATGAACCAACTAACCATTTAGATACGGAATCCGTAGCTTGGTTGGAAGATTATTTAAAAAAATATAAGGGTATGGTATTAGTAGTAACCCACGATAGATACTTCTTAGATAATATTACTAATTGGATTTTAGAATTAGAAAGAGGGGAAGGAATTCCTTACGAGGGAAACTATTCAGCTTGGCTTAGCCAAAAATATAAACGTTTACAGCAAGAAGAAAAAGAGGAATCGGCAAAACAACGTACTTTAAAAAATGAACTAGAGTGGATTTCAAAATCACCAAAAGCAAGGCAAGCTAAGAATCAGGCAAGAGTTAGAGCTTACGAGGAATTATTAGCTACTACTCAACAAAACAAAGCATATAGAGCTTCTTTAATTATTCCATCTGGTAACCGCCTAGGAGATGTAGTAATAGAAGCAAAAAATATTTGTAAATCCTTTGCTGGTAGAAAGCTAATAGATGATTTTTCTTTTAATATACCAAAAGGTGCCATTGTAGGAATTATTGGTGCTAATGGAGTTGGTAAATCTACTTTATTTAAACTAATTTCAGGAATAGAGAAGTTAGATAGTGGTAGTATGAAAATTGGCGAGAAAGTCTCTTTAGGCTTTGTGGATCAATCAAGGGATTCTTTGAATGATAACAATAATGTGTGGCAAGAAATAGCCGAAGGGTTAGATGAAGTAACCATTGGTAACCATACCATTCACACAAGGAATTACGTAGGGCAGTTTAATTTTAAAGGAGCCGACCAACAAAAGAAAATATCCCAATTATCAGGTGGAGAACGCAATAGAGTTCATTTAGCTAAAATGTTAAAGCAAGGGCATAATGTATTATTACTAGATGAACCAACAAATGATTTAGATGTAGAAACTCTACGAGCATTAGAAACAGCTATTCTAGATTTTACAGGTTGTGTATTAGTTGTTTCTCATGATAGGTGGTTTTTAGATAGAATTGCTACTCATATTATTGCCTTTGAAGGTGAGGCTAAGGTAATAATGCACGAGGGGAATTACCAAGAATATGAAGCCGATAAAAGAAAACGTTTAGGTATAGAAAATGATGTTCCTAAAAAAATTAAACATAAATCATTGGCATAA
- the hcaB gene encoding short-chain dehydrogenase (3-phenylpropionate-dihydrodiol/cinnamic acid-dihydrodiol dehydrogenase), protein MRLVLITGGTSGIGFALVEQYLNHGYRVILTGRNKKKVAETVQYFSQYPNFILGQVVDVRNAVEMNTFIQYVAQNYGLDIVIANAGIASSFIKQVSLAEMANTIFSTNVNGVFNTIHPSIEVMMRKGEGQIAIVSSMASYFGLKTSPYYASSKAAIRVLAEGISPLLKQHNIILSTIIPGFIESKMLKQSTIKKLPMLMSAETASKIIFQGIKKQKRTIIFPKPMFALIYVLSLLPLSIRELIINKMLVFSKKQ, encoded by the coding sequence GTGAGGTTAGTTTTAATTACAGGTGGAACATCAGGTATTGGTTTTGCTTTAGTAGAACAGTATTTGAATCATGGTTATAGAGTTATTCTTACAGGACGTAATAAGAAGAAAGTTGCTGAAACAGTTCAATATTTTAGCCAATATCCTAATTTTATTTTAGGGCAAGTAGTTGATGTTCGTAATGCTGTAGAAATGAATACTTTTATTCAGTATGTTGCCCAAAATTATGGTTTAGATATTGTGATTGCCAATGCAGGCATTGCTAGTAGTTTTATCAAACAAGTTTCCCTAGCTGAAATGGCTAATACAATATTCTCTACCAATGTAAATGGAGTATTTAATACTATACACCCTAGCATTGAGGTTATGATGCGTAAGGGGGAAGGGCAAATTGCTATTGTAAGTTCTATGGCTTCATATTTTGGCTTAAAAACATCACCTTATTATGCTTCTTCTAAAGCAGCAATTAGAGTATTAGCTGAGGGGATATCTCCACTATTAAAACAGCATAATATTATTCTTTCTACTATTATTCCTGGTTTTATAGAAAGTAAAATGTTAAAGCAGAGTACTATAAAAAAGCTACCTATGTTAATGAGTGCAGAAACTGCTAGTAAAATTATTTTTCAAGGTATTAAAAAGCAAAAAAGAACTATTATTTTTCCAAAACCTATGTTTGCTTTAATTTATGTTTTATCTTTGTTACCTCTTAGTATTAGAGAATTAATAATTAATAAAATGCTAGTTTTTAGTAAAAAACAATAA
- a CDS encoding cytochrome B5, with translation MKKVIICLFIILIGANIAYAGQQQQFTTKSLKQFNGKKGQPAYIAVDGVVYDVSKVWHNGEHNGYSAGNDLSVPIRKYPTMRENLKKVPVVGKFKP, from the coding sequence ATGAAAAAAGTAATTATTTGCTTATTTATTATTCTTATTGGAGCTAATATAGCATACGCTGGGCAACAGCAACAATTTACAACTAAAAGTTTAAAACAATTTAATGGCAAGAAAGGTCAACCTGCTTATATTGCCGTTGATGGTGTAGTGTATGATGTTAGTAAAGTATGGCATAATGGTGAGCATAATGGTTATTCTGCTGGTAATGATTTAAGTGTGCCAATTCGTAAGTATCCAACAATGAGGGAGAATCTAAAGAAAGTCCCAGTTGTAGGTAAATTTAAACCTTAA
- the tcyP gene encoding L-cystine uptake protein TcyP: protein MIAQVLNSLAVILLLVILVILQRKHIKFNKRVFCALFLGAILGALFHLQDHANFTSGLAIASTVSTIYIRLLQMIIFPLVAMGILSAITKMSESTHLGKSLGLIILMLLVTTAIAACVGIFITYVFHIDFRSLNHIIPEQGFLNQLAEKKSSMDPSLLTTLTNLIPTNPFADLAGMRNNSIAATVIFFLFIGFAYLGVSRKYPETGEQFKKGVDVLFTIIMRAVILIIRLTPYGVFGLIFQVFANTNYHDLLSLISFVGASYLAILLMYIIHSLILALNGYNVLTYYKKVFPLLTFAFLSRSSAASIPLNIDTQTDALGVNSGLASASSAFGAILGQNACAGIYPAMLAIIVAPTVGIDPFSLHFMATLVLVIVLNSLGVAGVGGGATFAAIATFSFFNMPLYIIALLVAIEPIIDMARTSLNINGSLVASLVSAKFTNNINKDVFNS, encoded by the coding sequence ATGATAGCTCAAGTTCTTAACTCCCTAGCAGTAATCCTTTTATTAGTAATTCTTGTTATTTTACAAAGAAAGCACATTAAGTTTAACAAAAGAGTATTTTGTGCTTTATTTTTAGGAGCAATCTTAGGTGCTTTGTTCCACTTACAAGATCATGCCAATTTTACTAGTGGCTTGGCAATCGCTTCAACTGTAAGTACTATTTATATTCGTTTATTACAAATGATAATTTTCCCACTGGTGGCTATGGGTATTTTATCGGCCATTACTAAAATGAGTGAATCTACCCATTTAGGAAAGTCTTTAGGTTTAATTATTTTAATGTTACTGGTAACCACAGCTATTGCTGCTTGTGTAGGTATTTTTATTACCTATGTATTCCATATAGATTTTCGTTCTTTAAACCATATTATTCCTGAACAAGGGTTTTTAAATCAATTAGCTGAAAAGAAATCATCTATGGATCCTTCTTTACTTACAACTCTAACTAATTTAATTCCTACCAATCCTTTTGCCGATTTAGCCGGTATGCGAAATAATTCTATTGCTGCTACTGTAATTTTCTTCTTGTTTATTGGTTTTGCTTATTTAGGAGTAAGTAGAAAATATCCTGAAACAGGAGAACAATTCAAAAAAGGAGTTGATGTTCTTTTTACCATAATTATGCGAGCTGTAATTCTAATTATACGGTTAACTCCTTATGGTGTTTTTGGTTTAATTTTTCAAGTATTTGCTAATACTAACTACCATGATTTACTATCTTTAATAAGTTTTGTTGGCGCTTCATATTTAGCCATTTTACTTATGTATATAATACATTCTCTTATTCTGGCTCTAAATGGTTATAATGTACTTACCTATTATAAAAAAGTTTTTCCTTTGCTAACTTTTGCTTTTCTTTCTAGGTCATCAGCCGCTAGTATCCCTTTAAATATTGATACACAAACAGATGCTTTAGGAGTAAACAGTGGTTTAGCTTCTGCCTCTTCGGCCTTTGGTGCAATTTTAGGGCAAAATGCTTGTGCTGGTATTTACCCTGCAATGCTTGCTATTATTGTAGCTCCTACTGTTGGCATTGACCCATTCTCATTACATTTTATGGCAACATTAGTGCTGGTTATTGTGTTAAATTCTTTAGGAGTAGCAGGTGTTGGTGGTGGAGCTACCTTTGCTGCTATTGCTACTTTTTCCTTCTTTAATATGCCTTTGTATATTATTGCCTTATTAGTAGCAATTGAACCAATTATAGATATGGCTAGAACATCTTTAAATATAAATGGTTCTTTAGTAGCATCTTTAGTATCAGCAAAGTTTACTAACAATATTAATAAAGATGTTTTTAATTCTTAA
- the nox gene encoding NADH oxidase, protein MKIVIIGGNGAGMTCAAKLQRNLPKSEIVVFENSPYVSFGACGLPYYIGNFFNNSNNLFARTKEQLEATGFKIFTEHEVLNINPKTKTIEVKNLQKQTTFTTNYNKLVLATGANAITLNLQGENISTVKTLAEADKIKNYLTKHKVKNIGILGAGYIGLELLEAFTNYNINIIDLKSQLSQNFLDSEFEEVLAKEINSHSNIKLHLNTAFKELTNNQKNLTLHLINKQTQKPFDIKVEFLIVALGFKPFIPEILHSKIKTLPNGAVLINQKGETSIKDIYAAGDCASIWHNILKTQTYIPLATVANKMGKKVADTIAKHSNSFTGVLGSACLKLLNLEIAKTGISESEAKANNIPYVATFVKDYNHTNYYPNQAKLFMKILHSPKTKKILGAQLVGKNGTSLRLHALSVAIETGLTIEKLGNLDFAYAPPFNRTWEALNVLGNVAAKAKSSS, encoded by the coding sequence ATGAAAATTGTAATTATTGGTGGTAATGGAGCAGGTATGACCTGTGCGGCGAAACTTCAACGCAATTTACCTAAATCTGAAATTGTTGTTTTTGAAAATAGCCCTTATGTATCTTTTGGAGCTTGTGGCTTACCTTATTATATTGGCAATTTTTTTAATAATTCTAATAATTTATTTGCCCGCACTAAAGAGCAATTAGAAGCTACAGGTTTTAAAATTTTTACAGAACATGAAGTATTAAATATTAATCCTAAAACAAAAACTATTGAGGTTAAAAACTTACAAAAGCAAACCACTTTTACTACAAATTATAATAAATTAGTATTGGCAACGGGGGCAAATGCCATTACCTTAAATTTACAAGGAGAAAATATCAGTACGGTTAAAACCTTAGCTGAAGCCGACAAAATTAAGAATTACCTGACAAAGCATAAAGTGAAAAATATTGGTATCCTTGGAGCAGGTTATATTGGCTTAGAATTATTAGAAGCTTTTACTAATTACAATATTAATATTATTGATTTAAAAAGCCAATTAAGCCAAAATTTTTTAGACTCTGAATTTGAAGAAGTATTAGCTAAAGAAATTAACAGCCACTCTAATATTAAACTTCACTTAAATACAGCTTTTAAAGAATTAACTAATAATCAAAAGAATTTAACGCTACACTTAATAAATAAACAAACTCAAAAACCTTTTGATATCAAGGTAGAATTTCTAATTGTTGCCTTAGGCTTTAAGCCCTTTATACCTGAAATTCTTCATAGTAAAATTAAAACATTACCCAATGGTGCCGTATTAATTAACCAAAAAGGTGAAACTAGTATTAAAGATATTTATGCGGCTGGTGATTGTGCTTCTATTTGGCATAATATTTTAAAAACTCAAACCTATATCCCCTTAGCTACCGTTGCTAATAAAATGGGAAAAAAGGTAGCAGATACCATAGCTAAACACTCTAATAGTTTTACAGGAGTTTTAGGTTCAGCTTGTTTAAAACTATTAAACTTAGAAATAGCTAAAACAGGAATTAGTGAGTCTGAAGCAAAAGCTAATAATATTCCTTATGTTGCCACATTTGTAAAAGACTATAACCATACTAATTACTACCCTAACCAAGCAAAACTTTTTATGAAGATTCTACATTCTCCTAAAACTAAAAAAATCTTAGGAGCCCAATTAGTTGGTAAAAATGGCACTTCTCTAAGGCTTCATGCCCTTAGTGTAGCCATTGAAACAGGTTTAACCATTGAAAAACTAGGCAATTTAGACTTTGCCTATGCTCCACCCTTTAATAGAACTTGGGAAGCATTAAATGTTTTAGGCAATGTAGCTGCTAAAGCTAAGTCCTCCTCTTAA
- the lrp gene encoding Leucine-responsive regulatory protein: MKNTIKIDDIDIKILEILQDNGRISNIELSNIVGISPSPCLRRLKTLQDHGVIKGYFADIDAKVFNYNITMFASVSIEVKDESEKDAFETALAKIPEIREIYALSLETDYLLKFKVKDWLDYKNIINTKVAKVPFLKRIRTTHITRVIKKEYGFPIK; the protein is encoded by the coding sequence ATGAAGAATACTATAAAAATAGATGATATAGATATTAAAATTTTAGAAATTTTACAAGATAATGGAAGAATTTCTAATATAGAACTATCTAACATTGTAGGAATATCACCTTCACCATGTTTACGGCGTTTAAAAACTTTGCAAGATCATGGCGTAATTAAAGGTTATTTTGCAGATATTGATGCAAAAGTTTTTAATTACAATATTACTATGTTTGCTTCAGTTTCTATTGAGGTTAAAGATGAAAGTGAAAAAGATGCCTTTGAAACAGCTTTAGCTAAAATTCCTGAAATCCGTGAGATTTATGCTCTATCTTTAGAAACAGATTATTTATTAAAGTTCAAAGTTAAAGATTGGCTAGATTACAAAAATATTATTAATACTAAAGTAGCTAAAGTACCTTTTTTAAAACGTATAAGAACTACTCATATTACAAGAGTTATCAAAAAAGAATATGGTTTTCCTATTAAGTAG